A genomic segment from Actinomadura hallensis encodes:
- a CDS encoding CaiB/BaiF CoA transferase family protein, translated as MTTSSSDRRVSGPLDGIRVVDMTTSYAGPTAAMYLADLGATVIKVERPGTGDDTRAWGPPFVDGVSAWFASANRNKRSLVVDLRMQEGRDVLQRLIQHADVFLHNTNPAKLSRLAIDPESVRAKNRKLIYCALSGFGLDGPDSDLPGYDLVAQARSGLMSVTGEKGRSPQRVSTALSDIVTGMAAAVAVNASLVRRFRDGEGEVIDVSLLDTDLALMAPRIASFHAGEPEPAPSGGTDSVLAVYQGFDTADRRIVLAIGNDAMWRRFCAVAGLDDLADDPALADNEGRRKHRERITSRISEALATRTAAEWLKVFAEASVPASLVQTLSEVVEDRQVVARETLLPVPGTDGALVTVRSPFRLGSQPTPRNEPPPALAAHTGQILAEVGFSEEEVQRLASLGAVQIEGRQDAGEAVS; from the coding sequence GTGACAACATCGAGCAGTGACCGACGTGTATCGGGCCCGCTCGACGGAATCCGCGTCGTCGACATGACGACGTCCTACGCAGGACCCACAGCGGCCATGTACCTGGCTGACCTCGGCGCCACCGTCATCAAGGTGGAGCGGCCGGGGACCGGGGACGACACCCGCGCGTGGGGCCCTCCGTTCGTCGACGGTGTCTCGGCATGGTTCGCCTCCGCGAACCGGAACAAGCGATCCCTGGTCGTGGACCTCCGGATGCAGGAGGGCCGCGATGTTCTCCAACGTCTCATCCAGCACGCCGACGTCTTCCTGCACAACACGAACCCGGCGAAGCTCAGCCGACTGGCCATCGACCCGGAGTCCGTGCGCGCGAAGAACCGAAAGCTGATCTACTGCGCCCTGTCGGGATTCGGGCTGGACGGACCGGACAGCGACCTTCCCGGGTACGACCTCGTGGCACAGGCACGGTCGGGCCTCATGTCGGTCACGGGAGAGAAGGGCCGCTCCCCGCAGCGGGTCTCCACGGCGCTCTCGGACATCGTCACCGGGATGGCGGCGGCGGTCGCGGTCAACGCCTCACTGGTGCGCAGGTTCCGTGACGGCGAAGGGGAGGTCATCGACGTCTCCCTCCTCGACACCGACCTGGCGCTGATGGCGCCTCGCATCGCCTCCTTCCACGCGGGCGAGCCCGAGCCGGCCCCGAGCGGCGGAACCGACTCCGTGCTCGCCGTCTACCAGGGCTTCGACACCGCCGACCGGAGGATCGTGCTGGCCATCGGAAACGACGCGATGTGGCGTCGCTTCTGCGCCGTCGCCGGGCTCGACGACCTCGCCGACGACCCGGCTCTCGCCGACAACGAAGGCCGCCGGAAGCACAGGGAGCGGATCACTTCGCGCATCTCCGAGGCGCTCGCGACCCGGACCGCCGCCGAGTGGCTGAAGGTGTTCGCCGAGGCGTCCGTCCCGGCATCCCTGGTCCAGACCCTCTCCGAAGTGGTCGAGGACCGCCAGGTGGTCGCTCGCGAGACGCTGTTGCCCGTGCCCGGAACCGACGGCGCTCTCGTCACCGTGCGGAGTCCGTTTCGCCTCGGCTCCCAGCCGACGCCCCGCAACGAGCCCCCTCCGGCTCTGGCGGCGCACACGGGTCAGATCCTCGCCGAGGTGGGATTCAGCGAAGAAGAGGTACAACGGCTGGCATCGCTTGGAGCGGTGCAAATCGAGGGCCGGCAGGACGCCGGGGAGGCGGTATCGTGA
- a CDS encoding 3-hydroxyacyl-CoA dehydrogenase family protein has protein sequence MAAEATVPRHVGVYGGGRMGAGIAHAFVAAGAAVTVVESDADAAEGARDRVIRSLRRAEARGTLSEPLSAAVDRLEVTTEPDAFAEAGLVIEAVPELAGLKRELLAKTEAIAPDAVLATNTSSLSVNGLAEGLRRPERFLGLHFFNPVPASSLVEIVVGARTDSALVTRAKGWVEALGKSAIVVTDSPGFASSRLGVALALEAMRMLEEGVAGAEDIDTAMTLGYKHPMGPLRTTDVVGLDVRLAIAEHLASELGERFEPPAVLRDKVAAGELGRKTGRGFYDWDS, from the coding sequence ATGGCTGCTGAGGCCACCGTTCCGCGGCACGTGGGCGTCTACGGGGGAGGCCGCATGGGCGCCGGGATCGCCCACGCCTTCGTCGCAGCCGGAGCGGCCGTGACCGTGGTCGAGAGCGACGCGGACGCCGCGGAGGGCGCCCGCGACCGGGTCATCCGGAGCCTCCGCCGAGCGGAGGCGCGAGGGACGTTGAGCGAACCCCTCTCCGCGGCCGTCGACCGGCTCGAAGTGACCACCGAGCCGGATGCGTTCGCCGAGGCCGGGCTGGTGATCGAGGCCGTTCCCGAGCTGGCCGGGTTGAAGCGCGAGCTGCTCGCGAAGACAGAGGCGATCGCGCCGGACGCGGTCCTGGCGACGAACACCAGCTCCCTGTCCGTGAACGGCCTCGCCGAGGGCCTCCGCCGCCCCGAGCGGTTCCTGGGCCTGCACTTCTTCAATCCGGTCCCCGCGAGCAGCCTGGTCGAGATCGTCGTCGGCGCCCGGACCGATTCGGCGCTCGTGACCCGGGCGAAGGGCTGGGTGGAGGCACTGGGCAAGTCGGCCATCGTCGTCACCGACTCCCCCGGGTTCGCGTCCTCCCGGCTCGGCGTGGCATTGGCGCTGGAGGCGATGCGCATGCTCGAGGAAGGCGTCGCCGGCGCCGAGGACATCGACACCGCGATGACGCTCGGCTACAAGCACCCGATGGGTCCGCTGCGCACCACCGACGTGGTGGGGCTGGACGTCCGGCTGGCGATCGCGGAACACCTCGCGTCCGAGCTCGGCGAGAGGTTCGAACCGCCCGCCGTGCTACGCGACAAGGTCGCCGCGGGCGAGCTCGGCCGGAAGACCGGACGCGGCTTCTACGACTGGGACAGCTGA
- a CDS encoding gas vesicle protein encodes MTARDLSGRPVSTRRPLEPQRTGEGGLAHVVEVLLDRGLVINADIMVSVAGVELLGIRLRAALASFETAARYGLEFPSGTNLETAAWKETEDPKETCPECGKRSPTKQLLEEYCPWCGWRSAKALTEAARTGDASGESREGDGA; translated from the coding sequence GTGACCGCGCGGGACCTGAGCGGGCGGCCGGTGAGCACGCGGCGGCCGCTGGAGCCGCAGCGGACGGGTGAGGGCGGCCTGGCCCACGTGGTGGAGGTCCTGCTCGACAGGGGCCTGGTGATCAACGCCGACATCATGGTCTCGGTCGCCGGTGTGGAGCTGCTCGGGATCCGGCTGCGGGCGGCGCTCGCCTCCTTCGAGACCGCCGCGCGGTACGGGCTGGAGTTCCCCTCCGGGACGAACCTGGAGACGGCCGCCTGGAAGGAGACCGAGGATCCGAAGGAGACCTGCCCCGAGTGCGGGAAGCGGTCTCCCACCAAGCAGCTGCTGGAGGAGTACTGCCCCTGGTGCGGCTGGCGCAGCGCCAAGGCGCTGACCGAGGCCGCGCGGACGGGCGACGCGTCCGGGGAATCGCGGGAAGGCGATGGCGCCTGA
- a CDS encoding enoyl-CoA hydratase/isomerase family protein, protein MTDRSDELLVSRAGAVTTLTINRPAAFNALNARLLQRLRDEVARADADETVRAVIITGSGEKAFSAGADLKELQGMGPDRAHDVMRGGQEVMRQIERAAVPVIAAVNGVALGGGFELVLSSTFPVLATNASLGLPEAGLGLIPGYGGTQRLPRLVGDPVAAYLMLTGDRLDADRAYALGLTPVPPVAADRLMETATSIAEKVAGKGPRAVRSILTAIEQGRDADLDSGLTLETGLAALAVAGAESDEGIAAFLERRPPRFSDPGGEAR, encoded by the coding sequence GTGACCGATCGGTCGGACGAGTTGCTCGTGAGCCGCGCGGGCGCGGTCACCACCCTGACGATCAACCGGCCGGCGGCCTTCAACGCGCTGAACGCACGGCTCCTGCAGCGTCTGCGCGACGAGGTCGCACGAGCGGACGCGGACGAGACCGTTCGCGCCGTGATCATCACCGGGTCGGGTGAGAAGGCCTTCAGCGCCGGCGCCGATCTCAAGGAACTGCAGGGCATGGGCCCGGACCGGGCGCACGACGTCATGCGCGGCGGCCAGGAGGTCATGCGGCAGATCGAGCGGGCGGCGGTCCCGGTGATCGCCGCGGTCAACGGGGTCGCTCTCGGCGGGGGCTTCGAGCTGGTCCTCTCCTCGACCTTCCCGGTGCTCGCCACCAACGCGTCGCTCGGCCTCCCGGAGGCGGGTCTGGGCCTCATTCCCGGGTACGGCGGAACACAGCGGCTGCCGCGCCTGGTCGGCGACCCGGTGGCCGCGTATCTCATGCTGACCGGGGACCGGCTCGACGCCGACCGAGCCTACGCGCTCGGCCTCACGCCCGTCCCGCCGGTGGCGGCGGACCGGCTGATGGAGACCGCGACGAGCATCGCGGAGAAGGTGGCAGGCAAGGGCCCGAGGGCCGTGCGGTCCATCCTGACGGCGATCGAACAGGGACGTGACGCCGATCTCGACTCCGGACTGACCCTCGAGACCGGTCTGGCGGCTCTCGCGGTCGCCGGCGCGGAATCGGACGAAGGGATCGCCGCGTTCCTCGAACGCCGACCGCCCCGCTTCTCGGATCCGGGCGGGGAGGCTCGCTGA
- a CDS encoding acyl-CoA dehydrogenase family protein, translating to MRMRLTPEEAKFRAEMKAFFENEIPAEIRERARRGETREPDDIVAVQRILNAHGIAVPNWPVEWGGKDWSAVQRHIYLDEMNLAHVPEPLTFNVDMVGPVIAKFGDEDLKRRFLPATANLDIWWCQGFSEPDAGSDLASLRTQAVLDGDEFVVNGQKAWTTQAQHADWMFALVRTDPDAPKRQAGISFLLIDMSSPGVQVRPTKLLDGGHEVNEVFLTDVRVPAENLVGELNAGWSYAKFLLANERTRVTRVGLTKNRLARAKRLAAETPLGKGVLLDDPLFRARLAELENQLLALELTQFRATSQVEAGGPAEVASVLKLRGSELQEQATELLVDVAGPRALAADGPEDVVPDWAQRSVGEYLTYRKVGIYGGSSEIQRTLIASTILGL from the coding sequence ATGCGCATGCGGCTGACGCCCGAAGAGGCGAAGTTCCGCGCAGAGATGAAGGCGTTCTTCGAGAACGAGATCCCCGCCGAGATCCGCGAGCGCGCGAGGCGCGGCGAGACGCGGGAACCGGACGACATCGTCGCGGTCCAGCGGATCCTCAACGCACACGGGATCGCCGTGCCGAACTGGCCGGTCGAGTGGGGAGGCAAGGACTGGAGCGCCGTCCAGCGCCACATCTACCTCGACGAGATGAACCTCGCCCACGTCCCCGAGCCGCTGACGTTCAACGTGGACATGGTCGGCCCGGTGATCGCCAAGTTCGGCGATGAGGACCTGAAGCGCCGGTTCCTTCCGGCGACCGCCAATCTCGACATCTGGTGGTGCCAGGGCTTCTCCGAGCCGGATGCGGGTTCGGACCTCGCCTCACTTCGCACCCAGGCGGTCCTGGACGGCGACGAGTTCGTCGTCAACGGGCAGAAGGCGTGGACGACACAGGCGCAGCACGCCGACTGGATGTTCGCGCTGGTCCGAACCGACCCCGACGCGCCGAAACGCCAGGCCGGCATCAGCTTCCTGCTGATCGACATGAGCTCGCCGGGTGTGCAGGTCCGCCCGACCAAGCTGCTCGACGGCGGGCACGAGGTCAACGAGGTCTTCCTCACCGACGTCCGGGTTCCGGCGGAGAACCTCGTCGGCGAGCTCAACGCCGGATGGAGCTACGCCAAGTTCCTCCTCGCCAACGAGCGGACACGGGTGACGCGTGTCGGGCTGACCAAGAACCGGCTGGCGCGGGCCAAACGGCTCGCCGCGGAGACGCCGCTCGGCAAGGGTGTGCTCCTGGACGACCCGTTGTTCCGCGCTCGCCTCGCAGAGCTCGAGAACCAGCTGCTCGCACTGGAGCTGACGCAGTTCCGGGCGACCTCCCAGGTGGAGGCGGGCGGGCCCGCCGAGGTCGCATCGGTCCTCAAGCTCCGCGGAAGCGAGCTTCAGGAACAGGCGACGGAGCTGCTCGTCGACGTCGCGGGACCGCGCGCCCTCGCCGCGGACGGGCCGGAGGACGTCGTGCCGGACTGGGCCCAGCGGTCCGTCGGCGAGTACCTGACCTACCGGAAGGTCGGTATCTACGGCGGCTCGTCGGAGATCCAGCGCACGCTCATCGCCTCGACGATCCTCGGCCTCTGA
- a CDS encoding acyl-CoA dehydrogenase family protein, giving the protein MERSALDTDPEAYKAVHGLLDEPSADALLTGRELEVRTLTRDVVAREVAPRAATLDETRGFAGESVQALARAGLVGLIFPRRLGGTGDTHVAYAVAMEEITAGCAATSLVFMTQMHAGHPILTEGSDALAERYIPGLLDGSVYGSLGITEPNAGSDVASLQTTARKTGDGYVVNGSKTFITTGDKAGVIVCFATVDRSRGREGVTAFVIDGSWPGVSRGQPFDKLGMHGSTTAELFFDDVHVPEDHLLGEEGKGWGVMLSSVVKSRISAAAQGVGLARAAYARTLSALSRIYGRRLPDDVTFALADLRGQILQGRLLLVAMARQVDEHGAVSPDQIGIMKQVCTDLGFRASVEAARILGPFGDLKALGVERCLRDAKVTQIYDGTNEIQRLLIGRATTRAQESL; this is encoded by the coding sequence ATGGAACGTTCCGCGCTCGACACGGATCCCGAGGCCTACAAGGCCGTGCACGGCCTGCTCGACGAGCCCTCGGCCGACGCGCTGCTGACCGGCCGCGAGCTGGAGGTCCGCACGCTCACCCGCGACGTCGTCGCACGCGAGGTCGCGCCGCGGGCCGCGACGCTGGACGAGACTCGCGGCTTCGCCGGTGAGAGCGTCCAGGCGCTCGCACGGGCGGGGCTCGTCGGGTTGATCTTCCCGCGCCGGCTCGGCGGCACCGGCGACACCCATGTCGCCTACGCCGTGGCCATGGAGGAGATCACGGCGGGATGCGCGGCGACCAGCCTCGTGTTCATGACCCAGATGCACGCGGGGCACCCCATTCTCACCGAAGGCTCCGACGCGCTCGCGGAACGCTACATCCCGGGCCTGCTGGACGGCTCGGTCTACGGCTCGCTCGGCATCACGGAGCCGAACGCCGGAAGCGACGTCGCCAGCCTGCAGACCACCGCGCGCAAGACCGGCGACGGCTACGTCGTCAACGGGTCCAAGACCTTCATCACGACCGGCGACAAGGCCGGGGTCATCGTCTGCTTCGCCACGGTCGACCGGTCGCGGGGCCGCGAAGGAGTCACCGCTTTCGTCATCGACGGATCGTGGCCCGGCGTGAGCCGCGGTCAGCCGTTCGACAAGCTCGGCATGCACGGCTCCACCACCGCGGAGCTGTTCTTCGACGATGTCCACGTCCCGGAGGACCACCTCCTCGGCGAGGAGGGCAAGGGCTGGGGCGTGATGCTGAGCTCCGTCGTGAAGTCGCGGATCAGCGCGGCGGCGCAAGGGGTGGGACTGGCGCGGGCGGCCTACGCGCGGACTCTCTCGGCGCTGTCGCGGATCTACGGACGCCGGCTGCCGGACGACGTGACGTTCGCCCTCGCGGACCTCCGCGGACAGATCCTCCAGGGCCGCCTGCTGCTGGTGGCGATGGCGCGCCAGGTCGACGAGCACGGCGCTGTGTCGCCCGACCAGATCGGCATCATGAAGCAGGTCTGCACCGATCTCGGGTTCCGGGCGTCCGTCGAAGCGGCGCGGATCCTCGGCCCCTTCGGCGACCTCAAGGCTCTCGGCGTGGAGCGGTGCCTCAGGGACGCGAAGGTCACGCAGATCTACGACGGGACCAATGAGATCCAGCGATTGCTGATCGGCCGCGCGACCACGCGCGCGCAGGAGTCGCTGTGA
- a CDS encoding 3-hydroxyacyl-CoA dehydrogenase family protein produces the protein MTQSIDMAKVAVLGFGTMGAGIAQVIADSGRQVVVLETDQERLAAGRARISAFLDEGIRRGKRTEDDKAALLERISGVTGVAELAEPIGPVDLVIESVSEDAEVKKPLLSEVAGVVGAEVPVVTNTSALSVTDLATAVPNPERVAGLHFFNPVPLMRTVEVVRAFHTDAALVDRLVSFVESLDKDAAVVKDRPGFLINALLIPYLNDVIQAYDDELASAEDIDVALRLGLGYKSGPLELLDMIGLDVHLHATQNAYEATRDPRYAPPPLLQRMVTAGALGNKSGRGFRVGTDEEDR, from the coding sequence ATGACGCAGTCGATCGACATGGCGAAGGTCGCCGTGCTGGGCTTCGGCACCATGGGCGCGGGCATCGCCCAGGTCATCGCCGACTCCGGTCGGCAGGTGGTGGTGCTCGAGACGGACCAGGAACGGCTCGCCGCCGGCCGTGCCCGGATCAGCGCCTTCCTGGACGAGGGCATCCGCCGCGGAAAGCGGACCGAGGACGACAAGGCGGCACTGCTCGAAAGGATCTCCGGGGTGACCGGCGTGGCCGAGCTCGCCGAGCCGATCGGCCCCGTGGACCTGGTCATCGAGTCGGTCAGTGAGGACGCAGAGGTCAAGAAGCCTCTCCTGTCCGAGGTGGCGGGCGTCGTGGGCGCGGAGGTCCCGGTGGTCACCAACACCTCGGCGCTCTCGGTCACCGATCTGGCCACCGCCGTCCCCAACCCCGAGCGGGTGGCCGGACTTCACTTCTTCAACCCGGTGCCCCTGATGCGGACCGTGGAGGTCGTGCGCGCCTTCCACACCGACGCGGCACTCGTGGACCGGCTGGTCTCCTTCGTCGAGTCGCTCGACAAGGACGCGGCCGTGGTCAAGGACCGGCCGGGCTTCCTGATCAACGCGCTGCTGATCCCGTACCTCAACGACGTCATCCAGGCCTACGACGACGAGCTCGCCTCGGCCGAGGACATCGATGTGGCGCTCCGTCTGGGCCTGGGCTACAAGTCCGGCCCCCTGGAACTGCTCGACATGATCGGGCTCGACGTCCACCTGCACGCCACCCAGAACGCCTACGAAGCGACCCGCGACCCCCGCTACGCGCCTCCGCCGCTGCTGCAGCGGATGGTCACCGCCGGTGCACTCGGCAACAAGAGCGGCCGCGGCTTCCGCGTCGGAACCGATGAAGAGGACCGGTGA
- a CDS encoding FadR/GntR family transcriptional regulator, whose protein sequence is MVRPRQQVEETIKAAILSGELKSGEMLPSEAELARQFNVSRGTLREALRVLASQHLIYKVPGARGGTFVQSVDYSALGDVVTDSVDNLLALGSIRFDEVTHMRELLEVPSVRLAAEHRSADDLAKLHEIVDRQKAASVDDPSIPELDRQFHTLIARASQNRVLASFVAALHHASEPVHYLDLSPEVGRETVKQHQAIVRAIADQDPDAGERAIVEHLTYLRHHISAHRAK, encoded by the coding sequence GTGGTACGGCCGCGTCAGCAAGTCGAGGAGACGATCAAGGCGGCGATCCTCTCCGGGGAGCTGAAGAGCGGCGAGATGCTGCCGTCTGAGGCGGAACTCGCCCGGCAGTTCAACGTCAGTCGGGGAACCCTCCGGGAAGCCCTGCGCGTCCTCGCCTCCCAGCACCTCATCTACAAGGTCCCCGGAGCACGCGGGGGCACCTTCGTCCAGTCCGTCGACTACTCCGCCCTCGGCGACGTCGTCACCGACTCCGTCGACAACCTCCTCGCGCTGGGCAGCATCCGGTTCGACGAGGTCACGCACATGCGAGAGCTGCTGGAGGTGCCCTCCGTCCGGCTCGCGGCGGAGCACCGGTCGGCGGACGACCTCGCCAAGCTCCACGAGATCGTGGATCGCCAGAAGGCGGCCTCGGTCGACGATCCGTCGATCCCCGAGCTCGACCGGCAGTTCCACACGCTCATCGCCCGCGCGTCACAGAACCGCGTGCTGGCCTCGTTCGTGGCCGCGCTCCACCACGCCAGCGAGCCCGTCCACTACCTCGACCTCTCGCCGGAGGTCGGCCGGGAGACCGTGAAACAGCACCAGGCCATCGTCCGAGCGATCGCCGACCAGGATCCGGATGCCGGCGAGCGGGCCATCGTCGAGCATCTCACCTACCTGAGGCACCACATCTCCGCGCACCGCGCCAAGTAG
- a CDS encoding enoyl-CoA hydratase-related protein — translation MNSAYSDILVSADGPVLTITINRPEAGNKFRHQTCLELFDALQRFRLDPALRAAVLTGAGEKFFCIGGEHDEVTSLDQSQVLPIIDVYQAIDTIPKPVVAAVNGFAVGGGNVLQTVCDLSVASETAVFRQVGPMVGSFDAGYGSWYLEDTIGRKRAKEMWYLNRKYSAAQALEMGLVNEVVPADRLLARATEIAREITTRSPLAIAGMKGAFSARHNGVAGQARMAHDQQLTLYQRTAEAKELSAAFAERREPDPESFWR, via the coding sequence ATGAACTCCGCCTACAGTGACATCCTCGTGAGCGCCGACGGGCCGGTGCTGACGATCACGATCAACCGGCCCGAGGCCGGCAACAAGTTCCGCCACCAGACCTGCCTGGAGCTTTTCGACGCCCTGCAGCGGTTCCGTCTCGACCCCGCGCTGCGGGCGGCGGTCCTGACGGGGGCCGGGGAGAAGTTCTTCTGCATCGGCGGTGAGCACGACGAGGTGACCTCCCTCGACCAGTCCCAGGTGCTGCCGATCATCGACGTCTACCAGGCGATCGACACGATCCCGAAGCCGGTCGTGGCCGCGGTCAACGGCTTCGCCGTCGGCGGCGGGAACGTGCTCCAGACGGTGTGCGACCTCAGCGTCGCCTCCGAAACCGCCGTGTTCCGCCAGGTCGGCCCGATGGTCGGGAGCTTCGACGCCGGCTACGGCAGCTGGTACCTCGAGGACACCATCGGCCGCAAGCGCGCCAAGGAGATGTGGTACCTCAACCGCAAGTACTCCGCGGCCCAGGCCCTGGAGATGGGCCTGGTGAACGAGGTCGTGCCCGCCGACCGGCTGCTCGCCCGGGCCACCGAGATCGCGCGGGAGATCACGACCCGGAGCCCGCTGGCCATCGCCGGGATGAAGGGCGCCTTCTCCGCGCGGCACAACGGTGTCGCAGGCCAGGCGCGAATGGCACATGACCAGCAGCTCACGCTCTACCAGCGCACCGCGGAGGCGAAGGAACTCAGCGCAGCGTTCGCGGAGCGCCGCGAGCCCGACCCGGAAAGCTTCTGGCGGTGA
- a CDS encoding 3-hydroxyacyl-CoA dehydrogenase family protein → MSNDKKIVGVLGAGTMGSGIATVAARGGHRVLLFDIDEANLRRGIENVHAFFDKSVKLGKLDASAAEAAKQSLEGTTELKGLAPCDVVIEAVFEDLALKRDLFGQLDDIVSESTLFHTNTSTLPVTGIAAGSRLPERVVGTHYCNPAPLMKLVEVADGRHTAAWAHQATVEFLHSVGKTTVVTKDRPGFIVNRFLIPWENSCINALENGWATKEEIDAAVLGALGHPMGPFRLLDIVGMDIHQQVSMRLYEQLRDPRFYPPPMVDRMVAAGDLGRKTGRGFYTYDDTRLFGA, encoded by the coding sequence GTGAGCAACGACAAGAAGATCGTCGGCGTCCTCGGCGCGGGAACCATGGGTTCCGGGATCGCCACCGTGGCCGCCCGGGGCGGGCACCGGGTCCTGCTGTTCGACATCGACGAGGCCAACCTCAGGCGGGGCATCGAGAACGTCCACGCCTTCTTCGACAAGTCCGTCAAGCTCGGCAAGCTCGACGCCTCGGCGGCGGAGGCCGCCAAGCAGTCGCTGGAAGGCACCACGGAGCTCAAGGGGCTGGCCCCCTGCGACGTCGTCATCGAGGCCGTTTTCGAGGACCTCGCTTTGAAGAGGGACCTCTTCGGTCAACTGGACGACATCGTCTCGGAGTCCACGCTCTTCCACACCAACACGTCGACGCTCCCGGTCACCGGCATCGCCGCGGGCTCCCGGCTGCCGGAGCGGGTCGTCGGGACCCACTACTGCAACCCGGCTCCGCTGATGAAGCTGGTCGAGGTCGCCGACGGTCGTCACACCGCGGCGTGGGCGCACCAGGCCACCGTCGAGTTCCTCCACTCCGTCGGCAAGACCACGGTCGTCACCAAGGACCGGCCCGGGTTCATCGTCAACCGCTTCCTCATTCCGTGGGAGAACTCCTGCATCAACGCCCTTGAGAACGGCTGGGCGACCAAGGAGGAGATCGACGCCGCCGTGCTCGGTGCGCTCGGCCACCCGATGGGCCCATTCCGGCTCCTGGACATCGTCGGCATGGACATCCACCAGCAGGTGTCCATGCGGCTCTACGAGCAGCTCCGGGACCCGCGCTTCTACCCGCCGCCGATGGTCGACCGCATGGTCGCCGCCGGCGACCTCGGCCGCAAGACCGGACGGGGCTTCTACACCTACGACGACACCCGGCTCTTCGGGGCCTGA
- a CDS encoding acyl-CoA dehydrogenase family protein, with protein sequence MSRDWRGPVLEADHRDLVAMLDAFAADNPGPLEDGAEVAPLVVRLAELGVWTLGAAADHGGGGADPTMTAVAFERMGRYWPALGWASVQAHVAADLIGASHPELMSELHAGRARVAVVRASSPHVRLSFADGRLSGTVGRVDAAGPRPHLVVLDNDGTARLVEPDALEGRGLARTGLGGAFTSALEVSASADQVHELSGRDLPASLGRLWCGAAAVAAGIAGAAADGAASYAAGRRQFGDALTAIPTVRQSLLDQVADTVTALTASIAVDHSDLAQAYAAVSRACDGAIDVAAAALQTHGGYGYLSEYPAERFLRDAVSLRAAVDVQSAARVGAADLVGRRSEDSALGAVS encoded by the coding sequence GTGAGCCGGGACTGGCGGGGGCCCGTGCTGGAGGCCGACCACAGGGATCTCGTCGCGATGCTCGACGCGTTCGCGGCCGACAACCCGGGGCCGCTCGAGGACGGTGCGGAGGTCGCACCGCTCGTCGTCCGGCTCGCCGAGCTCGGGGTGTGGACGCTCGGCGCCGCCGCCGACCACGGCGGCGGCGGCGCCGACCCGACGATGACCGCCGTCGCGTTCGAGCGGATGGGCCGGTACTGGCCGGCTCTGGGCTGGGCGTCGGTCCAGGCCCACGTCGCCGCCGACCTCATCGGCGCCTCGCATCCGGAGCTCATGTCCGAGCTGCACGCGGGCCGCGCCAGGGTGGCGGTCGTGCGCGCGTCCTCCCCGCATGTGCGGCTCTCCTTCGCGGACGGCCGTCTGTCCGGGACGGTCGGGCGCGTCGACGCGGCCGGGCCTCGTCCCCACCTCGTGGTGCTGGACAACGACGGCACCGCCCGTCTCGTGGAACCCGACGCCCTCGAAGGGCGCGGTCTCGCACGCACGGGTCTCGGCGGTGCCTTCACCAGTGCGCTCGAGGTGAGCGCAAGCGCGGACCAGGTCCACGAGCTGAGCGGGCGGGACCTGCCCGCCTCCCTCGGCCGGCTCTGGTGCGGCGCGGCCGCGGTGGCCGCCGGCATCGCGGGCGCGGCGGCGGACGGTGCGGCCTCGTACGCGGCCGGACGCCGGCAGTTCGGCGACGCCCTCACCGCCATCCCGACCGTGCGCCAGTCGCTGCTGGATCAGGTGGCCGACACGGTCACCGCGCTGACGGCCTCGATCGCCGTCGACCACTCCGATCTCGCGCAGGCGTACGCGGCGGTGTCCAGGGCGTGCGACGGCGCGATCGACGTCGCGGCCGCCGCGCTCCAGACCCACGGCGGCTACGGCTACCTCAGCGAATACCCGGCCGAGCGCTTCCTGCGAGACGCGGTCTCGCTCCGCGCCGCCGTCGACGTCCAGTCGGCCGCGCGGGTGGGTGCCGCCGATCTCGTCGGCCGCCGATCCGAGGACTCCGCCCTCGGGGCGGTGTCCTGA